Sequence from the Neorhizobium sp. NCHU2750 genome:
CAGCTTCATATCCGTCAGTCCTGTACGGCATATGTGTAAACCGGCATATTTTAACAATCGGACAGCTTGACCTTGTCTGACAACCGATTTAGATCGATCTAATTGCATCGCGGTGGAGCGCGAGGCAGAGCGTGGAGGGGCTCATGTACAAGTTCAATTTTGAACCGGTTCTGGCTGGCTTTAACAACCTGCTCTATGGCGCGTGGGTCACCGTCCAGTTGTCATGCGGTGCGATGGTGCTTGGCCTCATTGTCTCGGTCCTCTGTGCCGCCGGCAAGACATCGCGTATCGCGCCATTGCGCTGGGTCATCGATGCCTATGTCGAGATCATCCGCAATACGCCCTTCCTGGTGCAGATCTTCTTCATCTTCTTCGGTCTGCCGACGCTCGGCCTGCGGCTGACGCCAAATAGCGCAGCACTGCTCGCCCTTGTCGTCAATTTCGGCGCCTATGGCACTGAAATCATTCGCGCCGGCATCGAATCGATCCAGAAGGGGCAGGTGGAGGCTGGTACGGCGCTTGGCCTGTCGAAGCTGCAGATCTTCCGCTACATCATCATGAAGCCGGCACTGAGGACCGTCTATCCTGCGCTCACCAGCCAGTTCATCTACCTGATGCTGACGTCGAGCGTGGTTTCGGCCATTTCCGCCGACGATCTCGCCGCTGCCGGAAACGACCTACAGTCGGCAACATTTGCCAGCTTCGAAGTCTATATCGTCATCACCGTCATGTATCTGGTCATGTCGATCATCTTCTCTGCAGCCTTCTCGCTGATCGAGAAAGCCACATTCCGTTATCCGCTGAGCCGATAGGAGACTGGCCATGTTGATCAGACCTTTTGGCTGGAACGAATTCTGGATCATCGTCATGGCGGCGCAATGGACGATCGCGCTGTCGGCGATCGCCTTTGCCGGTGGCGGTATCGGTGGCCTGTTCATCGCATTGGTGCGTGTTTCGGATGCAAGATGGCCGCGGCTGATCGCGACCGGCTTCATCCGTGTCTTCCAGGGTACGCCGCTGCTGATGCAGCTTTTCCTGGTGTTCTTCGGCATGAACATCATCGGCTTTGCCATCAACCCATGGATCGCGGCGGCCGTGGCGCTGACGCTGCATGCCAGCGCCTTTCTGGGTGAGATCTGGCGCGGCTGCATCGAAGCCATCCCGCCGGGCCAGCGTGAGGCTGCAACCGCGCTCGGGCTGCGGTATTTCAACCGGATGCGCTATGTGATCCTGCCTCAGGCGTCGCGCATCGCGGTGGCGCCGACGGTCGGTTTTCTCGTGCAGTTGATCAAGGGCACGTCGCTCGCAGCCATCATCGGCTTTACCGAACTGACCCGCCAGGGCCAGATCATCAACAACGCGACGTTCAGCCCGTTCATGGTGTTCGGTTCGGTGGCAGCCATCTACTTCGTCCTCTGCTGGCCTTTGTCGCTTCTGGCACGCCGGATGGAAGTCAGGTTTTCCCGGTCGACAACACGTTGACCGGTCCCAGCCGGCGGGAGGATGCCGGATGAGAAGAAAGGGTAGGAGCATGAATATTTCCAGACGCATGGCGATGGCCGGCATCGGTGCCGCATTGCTGATCGGTGCGACCGCGTCGTTCGCATCCGCGCAGACGGTAGACACCATCAAGCAGGCCGGCACTCTCAAGGTCGGCATGCTGGTGGACTTCCCTCCGTTCGGCATCATGAATACGTCGAACGAACCGGACGGCTATGACGCCGATGTCGCAAAACTGCTCGGCAAGGAATGGGGTGTGAAGGTCCAGATCGTTCCGGTGACCGGCCCGAACCGCATTCCCTATCTGCAGAGCAATCAGGTCGATCTGCTGGTCGCCTCGCTCGGCATCACCGAGGAACGCGCCAAGAGCGTCGATTTCTCCGATCCCTATGCCGGCATCTCGGTCGGCGTCTTCGGCCCGACATCCACGCAGGTTTCCAAGCCCGAGGATCTGTCCGGCAAGACGATTGGCGTCGCTCGCGCTTCGACGCAGGACACGGCCGTCACCAAGATCGCACCGAAGGATGCCAAGATCCAGCGTTTCGATGACGATGCCAGCGCGGTGCAGGCACTGCTGTCCGGTCAGGTGGATCTGATCGGCGTATCGAACGTCGTCGCAGCACAGATCGACCAGGCTGCTCCCGGCCGATTCAACCAGAAGATCCAGCTTACCAGCCAGGTCCAGGGCATCGCTGTCCGCAAGGGATCGACCGAACTGCTGGCAGCCGTGAACGCCTTCGTACAGAAGGTCAAGGCCGACGGCGAACTCAACAAGATCCACGAAAAGTGGCTTGGTGCTCCGCTGCCGGACTTTGTCTCCGCTGCGAAGAAGTAACCGAAATCAGGCCTGAAGGAGTTCCTCGCATGACCGAGGCAAAAGCAAACGCGGCTGCGGCGGCCATGCACGGAAACTCCGATGCGGCCGTCAGCATGGCAGGCGTCAACAAGTGGTATGGCGCCTACCATGCGCTGAAGGAGATAAATCTCTCCGTCAATCGCGGCGAGCGGATCGTCATCTGCGGGCCATCGGGCTCCGGCAAGTCGACGCTCATCCGCTGCATCAACCAGCTGGAAGTCATCCAGAAGGGGCGCATCGTCGTCGACGGACATGACCTGACGGCCGGCGGCAGGAATGTCGATCTGGTGCGCCAGGAAACCGGCATGGTGTTCCAGAGCTTCAATCTCTTCCCGCATATGACGGTTCTGGAGAATTGCACGCTTGCGCCGATGAAGGTCAGAGGCATTTCCAAATCTGAGGCTGAGGCCACTGCTAGCCGTTTCCTCGAGCGTGTGCGCATTCCCGAACAAGCGGCCAAATATCCCGCCCAGCTTTCCGGCGGCCAGCAGCAGCGCGTGGCGATCGCCCGCGCGCTCTGCATGAACCCGAAGATCATGCTGTTCGACGAACCGACCTCGGCGCTCGACCCGGAAATGGTCAAGGAAGTTCTCGATACGATGATCGATCTGGCCAAGGAAGGCATGACCATGCTTTGCGTGACCCATGAAATGGGCTTTGCGCGCCAGGTGGCCGACAGGGTGATTTTCATGGATCGCGGCGAGATCCTCGAAATGGGGCCGCCGGACACGTTCTTCGACAATCCGCAAAACGAGCGCCTGAAGAATTTCCTCGGCCAGATTTCCTGATTGCCGTCGCATAGGAAGACAGACATGAAGCCAGATATCCTGCTCCTCGAGCCGATGATGAAACCGATCGAGGAACAACTCGATGCGCTCTACACCGTCCATCGTGCCTATGATGGGAGCCAGAAGGCCGGCGTGGAAGAGGCGCTGCCGCGTATTCGCGGGGTGGCAACCGGCGGCGGCGGCGGCATTTCGAACGAATGGATCGAGAAGCTGCCGAGCCTTGGCGTCATTGCCGTCAACGGGGTCGGCACCGACAGGATCGACCTGAAATTTGCCCGCGAGCGCAATATCGACGTGGCAACGACGCTTGGCGTATTGACGGACGATGTGGCCGATATCGGCATAGCCCTGATGCTCGCCGTTTTGAGACATATCGCCTATGGCGACGCCTATCTGCGCAACGGAAAGTGGACGAAGGGCGAGTTTCCGCTCGGCGTCAGCCCCAAGGGCAAGCGGGTCGGCATTCTCGGCCTCGGCCAGATTGGCAAGGCTTTCGGCCGCAAAGCCGAAGCCTTCGGCATGTCCGTCCGCTACTGGAACCGCTCGCCGGTGAGCGACACCGACTGGAAGGCCTGTGCAACGCCGATCGAACTTGCCGAGGACAGCGATGTGCTCTGCGTGGTGATCTCGGCCAATGCCGAAACCCGCAACATCATCAACGCAGACATACTGAAGGCGCTCGGCCCGAAGGGATATCTCATCAATATCGCTCGCGGCACCGTCGTCGACGAGGATGCCCTTCTTGCCGCCTTGAATGATGGCACGATCGCGGGCGCCGGTCTTGACGTCTTCGTCAACGAGCCGAGTATCAGGCCGGACTTCTTCACAGCGCCCAACACGGTGCTCATGCCGCATCAGGGCAGCGCCACGATCGAGACGCGCCTCGGCATGGGTGAGATGGTGCTGAAGAACCTCGCCGCTTATTTTGCCGGCGAAAAGCCCCCGACCACAGTCAACTGAGGCGCAAAGCCATGATTATTCGACAGGCCTTCTTCGAAGGCGTAATTCATGCCGGCAAGGACGAAGCCTTCAAGGCCTATGTCGCGGAGAAGCTGATGCCAATGTGGCTCGCCTTTCCCGGTATCCGCGAGGTCAAGGTTCTCTATAATGTCGAGCGCGACGAGGGAGCGCCCTCCTATCCGATGGCCCTCTGGACGGCCTATGACAGCCGTGAGGCGCTTGCCGCCGCACTGGAATCGCCGGTGCGCTACGAGAGCCGCGAGATGACCAAGGGCCTGATGGAGATGTTCGACGGGCGTATCCATCACCACGTGTTCGACCTCGCACACGGATAACAACGAGCCGCAATCTCGATTGTTGGACTTCAACCCGCCCCGCGCGGGTCGCTTGCGCCGATCACCTCGTTCCCCTCGATCCTGATGGCGCCCGCCAGACCGGCGAGCGGGCTGAGTGCCGGGATCGGGCTGACCTCATGTCCCATCGCCTGCAGGGCGTTGCTGCCACGCATCGGTTCGAGCTTCAGGCTATCCCTGCTGTCTGAAAATGTCCGCCCGAGCAGAAACCGTGGTGCGTGCAGCGCCTCATTAGGTGCAAGGCCATGGTCGATCATGTGGCGCAGGATCACGCAACTGGTCTGCGGCTGGCCATCGGCCCCCTGCGTTCCATAGAGCAGGTAGGGCTTTCCGCCCCTGGTGGCGATGCCGGGTGTCAGGGTATGGAAAGGTCGGCGCCCCGGCCTCAGGCGGTTCGGTCCGTCGGTCAGGCGAAAGCTTGCTCCGCGATTATGCCAGATGATCCCGGTTTGCGGCAGGCAGCAGCCGCTGCCCCAGTCGTAATAAGTGCTCTGCAGCGCTGAAATGCATCGGCCTTTACGGTCGCGCGCTGCAAAATAGACAGTGTCCGCGGTCTCGAAGACATGCGGCCAAGCCCTGGCGCTTTGCCGGTCAACTGAAGCGGCCCGTTCGTCCAGATGCGCGGGCGACAGCAATTTCTCGGCATAGGCACGTGCATCGTCGGCATCATCGATTCTGCCACGGTCGAGAAATGCGGCTTTCACCGCTTCGACCATCAGGTGGTAATCGTCTGCGCTGCCCATTTCCGGCGCAGGGCCGAGCCGGTCGAGAATGCCCATGATTTCCAGCGTCGTCACGCCCTGTGTCGGCGGCGGTGGTGCATGAAGCAGGACGTCGCGATAGGCAACCTGCATAGGCGCGCCATGCTCTGCCCTCGTCGCCGCAAGATCTTCCGGTCTGGCATTAATGCCGATATTTCGAAGGTCGGCCAGAATGCGGGCGGCAAGGTCCCCCTGGTAGAAACTGTCGAGGCCATTCTCGGACAACGCAGATAGGGTGCCGGCCAGAGCCGGCTGGATCATCTTCTGTCCCTGCCGTGCTTCGGCATAGGTCTCGAAGCCGAGCCAGTTGCCGATTTCGTCGGCGCGGAACTGCGTCCAGAACTCCTGCGACGCGCCAACCGGAAAACCGTCGCGGGCAGCCTTGATGGCCGGCTCGAGCAGCGGTGCAATATCGCAGCCTGGTGCCTGGAGCGCGATGGCCGTTTCCCATGTCCGTATCGCCGCCGCAGTGGTGAGGATGGACCGCGGTCCGCGCATTTCGATCTGCGCGACGTTTTCGGTAAAGGAGAAAGCCTGGCCGATGCCATTGATGGCGGTCACCGTGCCTTCCGCATCCGCCGCGAGCCAGACCGCATCGCCGCCGATGCCGCAGAAATGCGGCATGACCACGCTCAGCAACGCGCCGATCGCGACGGCTGCCTCCGCTGCGGCAGCGCCGGCCGCGAGCAGTTCGTTGCCGACGGCAGTTGCCATAGGGTGGGGGGATATGGCCAGGTGATCCGTCATGTCAGTTCGTCATTCTAAGCGGTTGCACGGGAGCCCACAGTCTTACAACGCCGCTCTTGACCACGCCGACCACGGCGGCATTGCTGCGCACCGCCTCCTCGGCCGTCTCTGCCGCAAGAAGGATGAAATTGGCGATCTCTCCGACAGATAGCGCCGGCGCCGTCATCCCGGTGATCTTTTCTGCGTCGCTGGTGATCATGGTGTGGATGGTCCGCATATCGGCATCGGTCGCCAACTGGTCGAGATTGGCATAGAGGCCGGCCATGCGCAGCAAGGATGCATCGCCAAAGGGTGTGAAGGGGTTCTGGATATTGTTGGTGGCCAGGGCAACGGTGACGCCGAGATCCCTGATTTCTTTGGCGGGCGCGATGCCGCGCGGGCGCAGAGGATTGTCCCGAGAGCCGTTCAGGAATGCATCGGTGGCGGGCAGTACAACAAGGGCAACACCTGCATCCGCCATGGCCTTGGCGATGGTTGTCCGGCGTTCCGGATCAAAGGCAGCAAATTTCGTCGCATGGCCGACGGTCACGCGGCCCTGCCAGCCACGCTCGACGGTCTGTCGGATGATCTCGGGTAAGATCGAATTCTCCGGATCCAGGTTGAAATCCGCATGGAAATCGACGTCGACATCATGCTTGCCGGCCATGTCGAATATCAAGCCGACATGCGCCGCCGGATCGGGGTCGGTATAGGGGCAGCCGCCGACGAGATCGGCGCCCATGCGCAGGGCTTCGTCGAGCAGCGTGAGTGTTTCCGGCTCGTTCGTCAGTCCCTCCTGGGCGAAGGCACAAAGCTGCAGATCGATCAGCGCCGCCCATTCCTGCCTAAGGCGGAGGAGGCCTTCGAGACTGCGCAGGCCCGCGCGGGGATCGACCTCGACGAAACTCCGCATGCGCTGCGTGCCGGCCCTCACGGCCATCTCCAGCACCTTGCGTCCGCGCGTTTCCACATCTTCTGCGGTGAAACCGCGCTTCGCATCAGCCGTCAGTCGAACGGCTTCGGCAAGAGTGCCCTCGCAGAGCGGGCAACGCCCGAGAATCATCGCCTTGTCGAGATGAACGTGCGCATCGGTGAAACCGGACATCAGGAGCGCGCCGGCACCGTCCAGGCGCTTAACCGTATCGGTCGCTGTGACCGTTCCGATTGCCGCGATCCGTCCATTGCTCACATGGATGGACTTTGGTCCGTGCCCGGCGGCCAGGCGGATGTTATCGATAATGAAATTGCCGTCGTCATTATGTTGCATCTGTCGCCACTTGCCCGTTCCCGTCCGGAATCACCGTGAGAATAGATCAGCATTCGCGACGATGCGCGAGTGACCTGTGGGTTACGTCGCCGATGAGACCGAAGGCCGATCCTTTGAGGCGCATCATCCGCCAAACGAACCACACAATCGGCCTGCTCACACTGCGCTCGACGGCACAAGATGTGGCGATGCCGCAATGCAACGGTTGAACATTCCGAACCATCGTAATCGACGGGAGAATGTTCTTTCGACTGCGCCTTAATCTCTGTCGTGCCAGTCAGCAACTGCCCGACACACCGTTCACCGGCCAGTCGATCCTCGTCGTTTCGTCCTCGGACATCCGGCCTGAGGCGGACCTTCCGGATCAGGGCAAGCAGGAGAAAAGTCATGCTCAGCAACTCGCTGATCGAGTTGGATCGCGCCCATCTTGTCCATCCCGTATCGTCGTTTCGTGGTCACGAGAAACTCGGCGTACGCGTTCTGCGCTCCGCCAAGGGGGCAACGGTGACCGATGCAAGCGGTCACCAGCTCATCGATGGTTTCGCCGGCCTTTGGTGTGTCAATGCGGGCTATGGCCACGAAAGCATTGTCGAAGCTGCGGCCAAGCAGATGCGTGAACTGGCTTATGCCACTGCCTATTTCGATCTCGGCAGCGAACCGGCCATCCGGCTTGCCTCGGAACTGGCGGACAGGGCTCCCGGCGACCTGAACCATGTCTATTTCACCCTTGGTGGCTCGGATGCCGTCGACAGCACGATCCGCTTCATTCGCTATTACTGGCATGCCAAGGGTACGCCGCAGCGCGACCAGTTCATATCGGTCGAACAGGGCTATCACGGATCTTCGACCGCGGGCGCCGGTTTGACCGCGCTGCCCGCCTTCCATGCCGGCTTCGGCGTTCCCTACGAATGGCAGCACAAGATCCCCTCGCACTATGCCTATCGCAATCCGGCCGGTAGCGATCCGGCGGCCATCATAGCCTCCTCGCTGGATGCGCTGAAAAGCAAGATCGAAGCGATTGGGCCGGAGCGCGTGGCCGCGTTCTATGTCGAGCCGATCCAGGGTTCGGGCGGTGTCCTTGTCCCGCCGCCGGGCTGGATGAAGGCCATGCACGAACTTTGCCGTTCCTACGGCATCCTGTTCGTCGCCGACGAGGTCATTACCGGCTTTGGCCGCACAGGCCCGCTCTTCGCCTGCTCCGACGAAGATATCGTGCCGGACTTCATGACGACCGCCAAGGGCCTGACATCCGGATATGTGCCGATGGGCGCCGTATTCATGTCCGACCACGTCTATGAGGTTCTTGCCGACGCTGCCGGTGAGGCCGCGATCGGTCACGGCCAGACCTATTCCGCTCATCCGGTCAGTGCCGCCGTCGGCCTTGAAGTGCTGAAGCTCTATGAGGGCGGCTTGCTGGAAAACGGGGTGCGCGCCGGTGCGCGGCTGATGGCCGGCCTTGAGAGCCTCAAGGATCACCCGCTGGTCGGCGATGTTCGCGGCCGGGGCATGCTTGCGGCCGTTGAACTGGTCACCGACAAGGCGAAGAAGACACCGCTCCCGGCGGCGGCGGCTCCTGCGCGCAGGGTCTTCGATCGCGCATGGGAAAACGGCGTCGTGCTGCGGGCCTTCGGCAATGGTGTACTCGGCTATGCTCCGCCGCTCTGCTGCACGGATGCGGAAATCGATGCCATCGTTGAACGGACCAGATTGACCCTCGATCAGACCCTGCAGGATCCGGACGTCCGCGGGGCCATGGCCTGAACAAAGCTATTGCCTGGCCCAGAGTGTTTCCCAGGGCCAGGCAACGCAACCGACTGCTTCCCTCCCGGCGCCGATGACGCACCGGCGGGTATCGCGAGCAATGCTGCTGCGGCAGGCTCAGGCTTGTTCCAGCGAATAGGCTTCCATCAGTTGGGCGGCGTCGGACCTCAGGCCATTGTTGACGTGCAATATGTCTGAAAGCCCGCTTTGTAGGATTTCCTGAAACGCCTCGAGGTCCGTTATGAGATCCTTCAACCCGGTGGCATTGAGGCGGCCCGTCTCCACCTTGCCCATTACCCGGATTGCGGCAAGTCCAAGCGCCAGCCTCTTCATCTCTGATGCGCGGTCGAAAAAGCTCTTCAGCTCTCGTTCCATATCGCCAAGGCTCTTCAAGGCGTGAGCTTGGAAGGTCGATAACTGGTCTCGTAGAAGAGCTTGCTCCCGCGGGTGATCGACGCCGACGATCGGCTCTTCGTTCTGAAAACCGTTAACGACTTCCTGCTGGAGGTAGGAGGTTGCCAGCAGAAACGCACCGATATGGATCGTGTGCGCCACCCTGACGGCCGCATCCAGAAAATCCCGCAGGCCCTGCTGAATCTGGTCGGAGAGAAGATTGTAGTTGTTGGAGATTGTCGCGATGGCAGCGCCGGCATCGCCCATCTGGCCCGCGTGCACGAGCAGGTTGAGCGGTACGAAACGATAAGCCTGGTACCCCTCGGTGATTACGCGTGCGGCGCGCAGAAGTCGGCCGGTCGATGGTATCAGACGAGCATAGAGCGGTAGGGTCTGCTTGCCGCGCCGTTCGAGTTGCTCCTCTCTGGATGCGAACTCCGCCACGAGGCTTTCCGCCATGAAGGCGTCGTAACTGTCAAACCCGAGCTCAGAAAGGCGCGCCAACAATAGCCTTGCACTTTCAGCGGGGGACAGTTCCTCCTCGCCTTCTGCGCGCAGCAGCTTTGCATATTCCGCCTGAACGACATCGAACAGGGCGCTGCCAGGTTTCAATCGCACCGAGAGAAAGCCGCCTTCGCAGGGTGTAATAATGGCATATACCCAGTAGAATCGCCCGTCCTTGGCGCGATTTTTAA
This genomic interval carries:
- a CDS encoding amino acid ABC transporter permease, coding for MYKFNFEPVLAGFNNLLYGAWVTVQLSCGAMVLGLIVSVLCAAGKTSRIAPLRWVIDAYVEIIRNTPFLVQIFFIFFGLPTLGLRLTPNSAALLALVVNFGAYGTEIIRAGIESIQKGQVEAGTALGLSKLQIFRYIIMKPALRTVYPALTSQFIYLMLTSSVVSAISADDLAAAGNDLQSATFASFEVYIVITVMYLVMSIIFSAAFSLIEKATFRYPLSR
- a CDS encoding amino acid ABC transporter permease; protein product: MIRPFGWNEFWIIVMAAQWTIALSAIAFAGGGIGGLFIALVRVSDARWPRLIATGFIRVFQGTPLLMQLFLVFFGMNIIGFAINPWIAAAVALTLHASAFLGEIWRGCIEAIPPGQREAATALGLRYFNRMRYVILPQASRIAVAPTVGFLVQLIKGTSLAAIIGFTELTRQGQIINNATFSPFMVFGSVAAIYFVLCWPLSLLARRMEVRFSRSTTR
- a CDS encoding transporter substrate-binding domain-containing protein, which encodes MNISRRMAMAGIGAALLIGATASFASAQTVDTIKQAGTLKVGMLVDFPPFGIMNTSNEPDGYDADVAKLLGKEWGVKVQIVPVTGPNRIPYLQSNQVDLLVASLGITEERAKSVDFSDPYAGISVGVFGPTSTQVSKPEDLSGKTIGVARASTQDTAVTKIAPKDAKIQRFDDDASAVQALLSGQVDLIGVSNVVAAQIDQAAPGRFNQKIQLTSQVQGIAVRKGSTELLAAVNAFVQKVKADGELNKIHEKWLGAPLPDFVSAAKK
- a CDS encoding amino acid ABC transporter ATP-binding protein, whose protein sequence is MTEAKANAAAAAMHGNSDAAVSMAGVNKWYGAYHALKEINLSVNRGERIVICGPSGSGKSTLIRCINQLEVIQKGRIVVDGHDLTAGGRNVDLVRQETGMVFQSFNLFPHMTVLENCTLAPMKVRGISKSEAEATASRFLERVRIPEQAAKYPAQLSGGQQQRVAIARALCMNPKIMLFDEPTSALDPEMVKEVLDTMIDLAKEGMTMLCVTHEMGFARQVADRVIFMDRGEILEMGPPDTFFDNPQNERLKNFLGQIS
- a CDS encoding 2-hydroxyacid dehydrogenase → MKPDILLLEPMMKPIEEQLDALYTVHRAYDGSQKAGVEEALPRIRGVATGGGGGISNEWIEKLPSLGVIAVNGVGTDRIDLKFARERNIDVATTLGVLTDDVADIGIALMLAVLRHIAYGDAYLRNGKWTKGEFPLGVSPKGKRVGILGLGQIGKAFGRKAEAFGMSVRYWNRSPVSDTDWKACATPIELAEDSDVLCVVISANAETRNIINADILKALGPKGYLINIARGTVVDEDALLAALNDGTIAGAGLDVFVNEPSIRPDFFTAPNTVLMPHQGSATIETRLGMGEMVLKNLAAYFAGEKPPTTVN
- a CDS encoding gamma-glutamyltransferase, whose amino-acid sequence is MTDHLAISPHPMATAVGNELLAAGAAAAEAAVAIGALLSVVMPHFCGIGGDAVWLAADAEGTVTAINGIGQAFSFTENVAQIEMRGPRSILTTAAAIRTWETAIALQAPGCDIAPLLEPAIKAARDGFPVGASQEFWTQFRADEIGNWLGFETYAEARQGQKMIQPALAGTLSALSENGLDSFYQGDLAARILADLRNIGINARPEDLAATRAEHGAPMQVAYRDVLLHAPPPPTQGVTTLEIMGILDRLGPAPEMGSADDYHLMVEAVKAAFLDRGRIDDADDARAYAEKLLSPAHLDERAASVDRQSARAWPHVFETADTVYFAARDRKGRCISALQSTYYDWGSGCCLPQTGIIWHNRGASFRLTDGPNRLRPGRRPFHTLTPGIATRGGKPYLLYGTQGADGQPQTSCVILRHMIDHGLAPNEALHAPRFLLGRTFSDSRDSLKLEPMRGSNALQAMGHEVSPIPALSPLAGLAGAIRIEGNEVIGASDPRGAG
- a CDS encoding amidohydrolase family protein codes for the protein MQHNDDGNFIIDNIRLAAGHGPKSIHVSNGRIAAIGTVTATDTVKRLDGAGALLMSGFTDAHVHLDKAMILGRCPLCEGTLAEAVRLTADAKRGFTAEDVETRGRKVLEMAVRAGTQRMRSFVEVDPRAGLRSLEGLLRLRQEWAALIDLQLCAFAQEGLTNEPETLTLLDEALRMGADLVGGCPYTDPDPAAHVGLIFDMAGKHDVDVDFHADFNLDPENSILPEIIRQTVERGWQGRVTVGHATKFAAFDPERRTTIAKAMADAGVALVVLPATDAFLNGSRDNPLRPRGIAPAKEIRDLGVTVALATNNIQNPFTPFGDASLLRMAGLYANLDQLATDADMRTIHTMITSDAEKITGMTAPALSVGEIANFILLAAETAEEAVRSNAAVVGVVKSGVVRLWAPVQPLRMTN
- a CDS encoding aspartate aminotransferase family protein → MLSNSLIELDRAHLVHPVSSFRGHEKLGVRVLRSAKGATVTDASGHQLIDGFAGLWCVNAGYGHESIVEAAAKQMRELAYATAYFDLGSEPAIRLASELADRAPGDLNHVYFTLGGSDAVDSTIRFIRYYWHAKGTPQRDQFISVEQGYHGSSTAGAGLTALPAFHAGFGVPYEWQHKIPSHYAYRNPAGSDPAAIIASSLDALKSKIEAIGPERVAAFYVEPIQGSGGVLVPPPGWMKAMHELCRSYGILFVADEVITGFGRTGPLFACSDEDIVPDFMTTAKGLTSGYVPMGAVFMSDHVYEVLADAAGEAAIGHGQTYSAHPVSAAVGLEVLKLYEGGLLENGVRAGARLMAGLESLKDHPLVGDVRGRGMLAAVELVTDKAKKTPLPAAAAPARRVFDRAWENGVVLRAFGNGVLGYAPPLCCTDAEIDAIVERTRLTLDQTLQDPDVRGAMA
- a CDS encoding PAS domain-containing protein, with amino-acid sequence MKLKKHISETDVSIEIESPFYFNELFFSRTDGRGKIQSGNEVFQRISQYSWSELAGRPHNIIRHPAMPRAVFWLLWDRLKKGLPTGAYVKNRAKDGRFYWVYAIITPCEGGFLSVRLKPGSALFDVVQAEYAKLLRAEGEEELSPAESARLLLARLSELGFDSYDAFMAESLVAEFASREEQLERRGKQTLPLYARLIPSTGRLLRAARVITEGYQAYRFVPLNLLVHAGQMGDAGAAIATISNNYNLLSDQIQQGLRDFLDAAVRVAHTIHIGAFLLATSYLQQEVVNGFQNEEPIVGVDHPREQALLRDQLSTFQAHALKSLGDMERELKSFFDRASEMKRLALGLAAIRVMGKVETGRLNATGLKDLITDLEAFQEILQSGLSDILHVNNGLRSDAAQLMEAYSLEQA